Proteins found in one Pocillopora verrucosa isolate sample1 chromosome 12, ASM3666991v2, whole genome shotgun sequence genomic segment:
- the LOC136277226 gene encoding histone H3: protein MARTKQTARKSTGGKAPRKQLATKAARKSAPATGGVKKPHRYRPGTVALREIRRYQKSTELLIRKLPFQRLVREIAQDFKTDLRFQSSAVMALQEASEAYLVGLFEDTNLCAIHAKRVTIMPKDIQLARRIRGERA from the coding sequence ATGGCACGTACGAAGCAAACTGCACGAAAATCAACCGGTGGAAAAGCTCCACGCAAACAGCTCGCCACAAAGGCAGCTCGTAAGAGCGCTCCTGCCACTGGTGGAGTCAAGAAACCTCATCGTTACAGGCCTGGTACAGTCGCTCTTCGTGAGATCCGTCGTTATCAGAAATCCACCGAGCTGTTGATCCGCAAGCTGCCCTTCCAGCGTCTTGTGCGAGAGATCGCTCAAGATTTTAAGACAGATCTGCGTTTTCAGAGCTCCGCGGTAATGGCTCTTCAAGAAGCTAGCGAGGCTTACCTTGTTGGTCTGTTTGAAGACACCAACTTGTGCGCCATCCACGCCAAGCGTGTCACCATCATGCCCAAGGACATTCAGTTGGCCCGCCGAATCCGCGGAGAACGAGCTTAG
- the LOC131795864 gene encoding histone H4, which produces MSGRGKGGKGLGKGGAKRHRKILRDNIQGITKPAIRRLARRGGVKRISGLIYEETRGVLKVFLENVIRDAVTYTEHAKRKTVTAMDVVYALKRQGRTLYGFGG; this is translated from the coding sequence ATGTCTGGTCGCGGTAAAGGAGGTAAAGGTCTCGGAAAAGGAGGCGCCAAGCGTCACCGAAAAATCCTTCGTGATAACATCCAAGGTATCACCAAGCCAGCCATCCGTCGTCTGGCTCGCCGTGGCGGTGTCAAGCGAATCTCCGGCTTGATCTACGAGGAGACCCGTGGTGTTCTCAAAGTCTTTCTTGAGAACGTGATCCGTGATGCTGTGACATACACCGAGCACGCCAAGAGAAAGACTgtgacagccatggatgtgGTGTACGCTCTGAAGAGACAAGGCCGCACTCTGTACGGATTTGGCGGTTAG
- the LOC131788092 gene encoding histone H2A-like: MSGRGKGKAKGTKSKSRSSRAGLQFPVGRIHRLLRKGNYAERVGAGAPVYLAAVLEYLSAEILELAGNAARDNKKTRIIPRHLQLAVRNDEELNKLLAGVTIAQGGVLPNIQAVLLPKKTEKKPKA, translated from the coding sequence ATGTCTGGTCGCGGTAAAGGAAAAGCTAAGGGCACCAAGTCCAAGAGCCGCTCATCCCGAGCAGGGCTTCAATTCCCAGTTGGTCGAATCCACCGTCTTCTCCGCAAAGGCAATTACGCTGAGCGAGTCGGCGCCGGTGCTCCAGTGTACTTGGCTGCTGTGCTCGAATACTTGAGCGCTGAGATTCTTGAGTTGGCGGGCAATGCTGCCCGTGACAACAAGAAGACAAGAATTATTCCCCGTCACCTTCAACTGGCTGTCCGTAACGACGAGGAGTTGAACAAACTTCTTGCCGGTGTCACCATCGCACAGGGAGGTGTTCTTCCCAACATCCAGGCCGTACTTCTGCCCAAGAAGACCGAGAAGAAACCCAAGGCATAA
- the LOC131795863 gene encoding histone H2B, gonadal-like, which produces MPAKVAGKKGEKKAGKAKAIADGKKKRRGKRRESYAIYIYKVLKQVHPDTGISSKAMGIMNSFVNDIFERIATEASRLAHYNKKSTISSREIQTAIRLLLPGELAKHAVSEGTKAVTKYTSSK; this is translated from the coding sequence ATGCCAGCTAAAGTTGCAGGAAAGAAAGGCGAGAAGAAAGCCGGAAAGGCTAAAGCCATTGCTGatggaaagaagaagaggagaggAAAGAGAAGGGAAAGCTATGCTATCTACATCTACAAGGTGTTGAAGCAAGTTCACCCCGACACTGGTATCTCCAGCAAAGCCATGGGCATCATGAACTCGTTCGTTAACGACATCTTCGAGCGCATCGCCACCGAAGCTTCCCGCCTTGCTCACTACAACAAAAAGTCGACCATCAGCTCTCGCGAGATCCAGACCGCTATCAGGCTGCTTCTGCCCGGTGAACTGGCAAAACACGCCGTCAGTGAAGGAACCAAGGCTGTGACCAAATACACCAGCAGCAAGTAA
- the LOC131795862 gene encoding histone H1-delta-like, producing MSEEKPPVKKKPAAPKKPAEHPPYSDMIKAAILALKERNGSSRQAIEKYIKANYKVGEVGSHLKMALKRGVTSGKLVHTKGVGASGSFKVAKEEKKEKKPKKKPAAKKKPVAKKKPAAKPKKPAAKKAAKKPAAKKTAKKPAAKKPAAKKPAAKKPAAKKPAAKKPAAKKPAVKKPAKKAAKSSKSPKKAAKK from the coding sequence ATGTCCGAAGAAAAACCCCCCGTTAAAAAGAAGCCAGCTGCGCCCAAAAAGCCAGCCGAGCATCCACCTTATTCTGACATGATCAAAGCTGCTATCTTAGCGTTGAAAGAGCGAAACGGTTCTTCCCGCCAAGCCATCGAGAAGTACATCAAAGCCAACTACAAGGTTGGTGAGGTCGGCTCGCACTTGAAGATGGCTTTGAAGAGGGGTGTTACCAGTGGCAAGCTTGTCCACACTAAGGGAGTTGGTGCTTCTGGTTCCTTCAAGGTGGCCAAGgaggaaaagaaggagaagaagccGAAGAAGAAACCAGCTGCAAAGAAGAAGCCAGTTGCAAAGAAGAAGCCTGCTGCCAAACCAAAGAAGCCCGCCGCCAAAAAGGCAGCAAAGAAACCAGCGGCGAAGAAGACAGCGAAGAAACCCGCCGCCAAAAAGCCAGCAGCGAAGAAACCCGCAGCTAAAAAACCAGCTGCAAAGAAACCTGCGGCCAAAAAACCAGCAGCGAAGAAGCCTGCGGTTAAAAAGCCCGCCAAGAAAGCTGCGAAGAGTTCGAAATCTCCGAAGAAGGCTGCCAAGAAATAG
- the LOC136277225 gene encoding histone H3 codes for MARTKQTARKSTGGKAPRKQLATKAARKSAPATGGVKKPHRYRPGTVALREIRRYQKSTELLIRKLPFQRLVREIAQDFKTDLRFQSSAVMALQEASEAYLVGLFEDTNLCAIHAKRVTIMPKDIQLARRIRGERA; via the coding sequence ATGGCACGTACGAAGCAAACCGCACGAAAATCAACCGGTGGAAAAGCTCCACGAAAACAGCTCGCCACAAAGGCAGCTCGTAAGAGCGCTCCTGCCACCGGAGGAGTCAAGAAACCGCATCGTTACAGACCTGGTACAGTCGCTCTTCGTGAGATCCGTCGTTACCAGAAATCCACCGAGCTGTTGATCCGCAAGCTGCCCTTCCAGCGTCTTGTGCGAGAAATTGCTCAAGACTTCAAGACTGATCTGCGTTTCCAGAGCTCGGCTGTGATGGCTCTCCAGGAAGCTAGCGAGGCTTACCTTGTCGGTCTGTTTGAAGACACCAACTTGTGCGCCATCCACGCCAAGCGTGTCACCATTATGCCCAAGGACATTCAGTTGGCCCGCCGAATCCGCGGAGAGAGAGCATAA